The Trichoderma atroviride chromosome 5, complete sequence genome contains a region encoding:
- a CDS encoding uncharacterized protein (EggNog:ENOG41~TransMembrane:2 (o342-362i374-401o)), with translation MDSLIFRALMGLSFPQDSREEVQSESSVIKIQIDPVGSSEDMICVESLEQSQRGIDRIVGRFVPKNKFKSPPEIVENSATGFRAATRQWRDANPRPWCILEGYHIFDSGLSKSTIVSKAFRYMKKELAEISGQSDLLWRRTVRRLQLESDHDGVLRALIVCETYSAKSVATKIRNNSLLLAPTKRFLTEFRQLGEIYRPRRTSRNLEQIFQLQLHHANLNLFSDFLQSFATDYAAPRMFMFDSREVELRRWNLKAIMTDSHLYRQFSSLGAELTTTTESLLDIVLALEDSARQDVTELTVLGAEIRGCSKDIMTRLSRLSDDLDHNLQLLRLSKDMNQSGNVQMLTLLATIFLPLSLSAGVLSMQSRFKDLGDLLYDFFGVVVLLGAGGCTFGNGYAFIFLDERTGEQTLQVPLVQGHTTSCNLANDIWHHVHTGRPRAGIFSGGHVQGRGTWSKDSGLRNRRGDWRIGGDSIWNSFGVLVS, from the exons ATGGattctctcatctttcgTGCCTTGATGGGCCTCAGTTTCCCTCAAGACTCCCGGGAAGAGGTACAATCCGAATCCTCAGTTATCAAGATCCAGATTGACCCTGTGGGATCATCAGAGGATATGATTTGCGTCGAAAGCCTGGAACAGTCCCAACGCGGCATTGACCGTATCGTTGGGCGTTTCGTCCCAAAGAATAAGTTCAAATCACCACCCGAAATAGTGGAAAACTCCGCCACCGGATTCCGAGCAGCCACCCGTCAGTGGAGGGACGCCAATCCAAGACCTTGGTGCATACTAGAAGGATATCATATTTTCGACTCTGGTCTTTCCAAGTCAACCATTGTATCGAAAGCCTTTCGATATATGAAGAAGGAATTGGCCGAAATTTCTGGGCAGTCAGATTTGCTCTGGAGGCGGACTGTTAGAAGGCTGCAACTGGAGAGCGACCACGACGGAGTACTAAGAG CATTAATTGTATGCGAGACGTATTCCGCGAAATCAGTTGCCACCAAGATCAGAAATAACTCGCTCCTTTTAGCACCCACAAAGCGATTCTTGACAGAATTTAGACAACTTGGTGAAATATACCGCCCGCGTAGGACGAGCCGCAATCTTGAGCAAATCTttcaactccaactccacCATGCCAACCTGAACCTATTTTCAGACTTCTTACAGAGCTTCGCAACAGACTATGCCGCTCCTCGCATGTTTATGTTTGACTCTCGGGAAGTCGAACTGCGGCGCTGGAatctcaaggccatcatgacGGACTCCCATCTCTATAGGCAATTCTCAAGCCTTGGCGCCGAACTGACGACTACCACCGAGTCGCTACTTGACATTGTCTTAGCCCTAGAGGACAGCGCAAGGCAGGATGTTACAGAGCTGACAGTTTTGGGTGCTGAGATCCGGGGCTGTAGCAAGGACATCATGACGCGTCTCAGCAGATTGTCAGACGATCTGGACCACAACCTTCAGCTACTTAGACTGTCCAAGGATATGAACCAGTCGGGCAACGTCCAAATGTTAACGCTGTTAGCCACAATTTTCCTGCCTCTGTCCCTATCAGCCGGCGTCCTCAGCATGCAGTCGCGCTTTAAAGACTTGGGCGACCTGCTGTACGATTTCTTCGGCGTTGTGGTTCTCCTTGGGGCGGGGGGTTGCACTTTTGGTAACGGTTatgcttttattttcctcGATGAAAGAACTGGAGAGCAGACTCTTCAAGTACCATTGGTACAAGGCCATACTACGTCCTGTAATCTTGCTAACGATATCTGGCATCACGTTCACACTGGGCGCCCTCGTGCTGGCATCTTTTCTGGTGGGCATGTTCAAGGACGTGGTACTTGGAGCAAAGATTCTGGGCTACGGAATCGCCGCGGCGATTGGCGCATTGGTGGTGATTCCATATGGAACTCTTTTGGTGTTCTGGTTTCCTAA
- a CDS encoding uncharacterized protein (EggNog:ENOG41~SECRETED:SignalP(1-20)~CAZy:GH64), with product MHLNMHHPILLSAFISIASSLRLNAPTVNKRGSTIAQPGSIKDVIVTSFNTLNSTHHYRIPKAKPHSWNDTISTHNLSLKLYNNYNGGPINAYIQGLDSNGAIVFITSNGTLIHPRSNNSSSPIEIKDKLAIPLPPKGQSLTLNITTSLTSGRVYFSEGNLKFFTINLGAGDGLVQPSVNNLHDPSASLNWGFIELTFLRNGALYANISYVDFVGLILSMMLSTKDGGTPQITRGLRANAVYDLCEGLFKQTANDGYLWLAMCVVGKTGDPVRVLSPNYYQRVYAADFEDYWQDYVDTVWEYYSSHTLAIDTQTPLGQVECQVTNDTLYCAEDNRGYAKPTASDIWGCNSGPFGLQEGDNPVHVAVIPRLCAAFVRSTLLIRGGDVQPRLNSSYHYSVSPTNHYSRIVHELQVDGRGYAFSYDDVNPNGHEDVSGLVSSGNPDTLTVYVGGPPN from the coding sequence atgCATCTCAACATGCATCACCCAATCCTTCTCAGCGCATTCATAAGCATTGCATCCTCTCTCCGCCTCAACGCCCCCACCGTCAACAAGAGAGGTTCCACCATCGCCCAACCAGGCAGCATCAAAGATGTAATCGTCACAAGCTTCAACACCCTCAACAGCACTCACCACTACCGCATACCCAAAGCAAAGCCCCATAGCTGGAACGACACCATCAGCACACACAATCTATCCCTCAAACTCTACAACAACTACAACGGCGGGCCCATCAACGCCTACATCCAAGGCCTCGACTCCAacggcgccatcgtcttcattaCCTCAAACGGCACCCTCATCCACCCCCGCTCCAATAACTCCTCCTCCCCCATCGAGATCAAAGACAAGCTCGCCATCCCCCTCCCTCCAAAAGGCCAATCCCTCACCCTCAACATCACCACATCCCTCACCTCAGGTCGAGTCTACTTCTCCGAAGGCAATCTCAAGTTCTTCACCATCAACCTCGGCGCCGGCGACGGCCTCGTCCAGCCCTCGGTCAACAACCTCCACGACCCAAGCGCCTCCCTCAACTGGGGCTTCATCGAGCTCACGTTTCTCAGAAACGGCGCACTCTACGCAAACATCAGCTACGTCGACTTTGTCGGCCTCATCCTCAGCATGATGCTCTCCACAAAAGACGGCGGCACGCCCCAAATCACACGAGGCCTCAGGGCAAACGCCGTCTACGATCTCTGCGAGGGCTTGTTCAAACAGACCGCCAACGACGGCTATCTCTGGCTCGCAATGTGCGTCGTCGGCAAGACTGGCGATCCAGTGCGGGTGCTCTCGCCGAATTACTACCAGCGCGTCTACGCAGCTGATTTTGAAGACTACTGGCAAGACTACGTCGATACGGTATGGGAGTATTACTCGTCTCACACTCTCGCCATCGACACGCAGACACCGCTCGGCCAAGTCGAATGCCAAGTCACAAACGACACTCTATACTGCGCCGAGGACAATCGTGGCTATGCTAAGCCCACAGCTTCCGACATCTGGGGCTGCAACAGCGGCCCGTTCGGCCTCCAAGAGGGCGATAATCCCGTCCACGTCGCTGTAATTCCCCGTCTTTGCGCTGCATTTGTCCGGTCAACGCTGCTCATTCGGGGGGGAGACGTGCAGCCCAGGCTGAACTCGTCGTATCATTACTCAGTCAGCCCAACAAATCATTATAGTCGCATCGTGCATGAGCTGCAAGTAGATGGGAGAGGCTATGCATTTTCCTACGATGATGTCAATCCCAATGGACATGAGGATGTTTCGGGGCTGGTTTCTTCCGGGAATCCAGATACTTTGACGGTTTATGTGGGCGGGCCACCGAACTAA
- a CDS encoding uncharacterized protein (MEROPS:MER0078983~TransMembrane:1 (n5-15c20/21o493-512i)~SECRETED:SignalP(1-20)): protein MRSNTVLLAPLALFASGALAFYPYTPPWLKEIEEKHAGEARRSVEDGVTFDIKRRASRRAPVSQEQKAAWQAALLSHKYGSGDDASSSNTDSNIAKRDNQFNIMQAADPNAPDTAGLDQDGTDYSYFVQAELGSQKTKMYMLLDTGAGSSWVMGTGCTSPACALHDSFGPSDSSSLKTSSQTFNIAYGSGAVSGSLVNDTISVAGMSLTYQFGLASNTSSDFVHFAFDGILGMSMNSGANENFLSALEGAGLLDKSIFSVALSRASDGNNDGEVTFGSTNPSRYTGAITYTSIPDGTDWSIPLDDMSYNGKKGNVGGINAYIDTGTSYIFGPSKNVKALHAVIDGAQSSDGVTWTVPCDTTTPLVATFSGVDFAISPKDWISPKDSTGKCTSNVYGYEVVQGSWLFGDTFLKNVYAVFDKDQKRIGFAKRSTTGTGNKSIATATDASAASATGAATGTSTFEPPSPTAIGLSSQETSGAQPTQTKASSSASSFLRTGSPTIALCILPFLVLLV, encoded by the exons ATGCGCTCCAATACCGTCTTGCTGGCCCCGCTGGCCCTTTTTGCTTCGGGTGCGCTGGCTTTCTATCCGTATAcaccaccatggctgaaggagattgaggagaaACATGCCGGTGAGGCGAGGAGGAGTGTAGAGGACGGTGTGACGTTTGATATCAAGCGAAGAGCGTCAAGACGG GCTCCCGTATCACAAGAACAAAAGGCTGCATGGCAAGCCGCTCTACTCTCTCACAAATACGGCAGCGGCGACGATGCTTCCAGCTCGAATACGGACTCCAACATCGCCAAGCGAGACAACCAGTTCAACATCATGCAGGCCGCGGATCCCAACGCGCCAGACACTGCCGGCCTCGACCAAGACGGCACCGACTACTCGTACTTTGTCCAGGCAGAACTTGGCTCGCAGAAGACCAAGATGTACATGTTGCTCGATACCGGTGCCGGTTCCAGCTGGGTGATGGGTACGGGCTGCACATCTCCGGCCTGCGCTTTGCACGATTCCTTTGGGCCCAGCGACTCGAGCTCCCTCAAAACCAGCTCGCAAACCTTCAACATTGCCTATGGATCTGGAGCTGTCAGCGGTTCATTGGTCAACGACACCATCAGCGTGGCGGGTATGAGCTTGACGTATCAGTTCGGTCTGGCCTCCAACACGTCTTCCGACTTTGTCCACTTTGCCTTTGACGGCATCCTCGGCATGTCCATGAACAGCGGCGCAAACGAAAACTTCCTCTCCGCGCTGGAAGGCGCCGGCTTGCTCGACAAGAGCATCTTTTCCGTTGCGCTGAGCCGAGCTTCCGATGGTAACAACGACGGCGAAGTCACCTTTGGTTCCACCAACCCGTCAAGATATACCGGCGCCATCACTTACACCAGCATTCCCGACGGCACCGATTGGTCTATTCCTTTGGACGACATGTCTTATAACGGGAAGAAGGGGAACGTCGGTGGTATCAATGCCTACATCGACACCGGCACCTCCTACATCTTTGGCCCTTCCAAGAACGTCAAGGCCCTGCATGCCGTCATTGACGGAGCCCAGAGCTCGGATGGCGTCACCTGGACTGTTCCCTGCGACACCACAACTCCCCTGGTCGCTACCTTTTCTGGCGTCGACTTTGCCATCTCTCCCAAGGACTGGATCTCCCCCAAGGACAGCACTGGAAAGTGCACAAGCAATGTCTACGGCTACGAGGTTGTCCAAGGCTCCTGGCTCTTTGGCGATACGTTCCTGAAGAATGTCTATGCCGTCTTTGACAAGGATCAGAAGCGAATTG GATTTGCCAAGCGTTCCACCACCGGCACCGGGAACAAGAGTATTGCCACCGCCACGGATGCAAGTGCTGCTTCTGCTACTGGAGCGGCCACGGGCACCTCGACGTTTGAGCCACCATCCCCAACCGCCATAGGCCTCAGTAGCCAAGAGACATCAGGAGCTCAGCCTACCCAAACAAAAGCTagctcttcagcttcctCATTCCTCCGGACTGGCAGCCCAACCATTGCTCTGTGTATATTGCCGTTTCTTGTACTGCTGGTATGA